Proteins co-encoded in one Phalacrocorax carbo chromosome 5, bPhaCar2.1, whole genome shotgun sequence genomic window:
- the GBX2 gene encoding homeobox protein GBX-2, protein MSAAFQPSLMMMQRPLGSSTAFSIDSLIGSPPPPAPGHFVYTGYPMFMPYRPVVLPPPPPPPPALPQGALQPALPPAHPHHHQLPSLPTGFCSSLAQGMALTSTLMATLPGTFPASPQHQEAARKFAPPGNFEKAEGMPPDGGGDDGKTFLGKDGALLPFPAADAVQASLAGALRGQGKEDPKAEEDAKGKEESFSMDSDLDYSSDDNIPGQAAHKEEDSGNALEENPQNPPNSTNTTSTGKNRRRRTAFTSEQLLELEKEFHCKKYLSLTERSQIAHALKLSEVQVKIWFQNRRAKWKRVKAGNANSKTGEPSRNPKIVVPIPVHVSRFAIRSQHQQLEQARP, encoded by the exons aTGAGCGCGGCTTTCCAGCCCTCGCTGATGATGATGCAGCGCCCGCTGGGAAGCAGCACGGCCTTCAGCATCGACTCGCTTAtcggcagccccccgccgccagcccccggCCACTTCGTCTATACCGGCTACCCCATGTTCATGCCCTACCGGCCCGTGGtgctgccgccgccccccccgccgcccccggctcTGCCGCAGGGCGCCCTGCAACCGGCGCTACCCCCCGCgcacccccaccaccaccagctccccagcctgcccacGGGTTTCTGCTCCAGCCTGGCTCAGGGCATGGCCCTCACCTCCACCCTCATGGCCACGCTGCCCGGCACCTTCCCCGCCTCCCCCCAACATCAGGAGGCCGCCCGGAAGTTCGCCCCCCCGGGGAACTTCGAGAAAGCCGAGGGGATGCCCCCGGACGGCGGCGGCGACGACGGCAAAACCTTCCTGGGGAAGGACggagccctcctgcccttccccgcCGCCGACGCCGTCCAGGCCTCCCTCG CCGGGGCTCTCCGGGGCCAGGGGAAGGAGGACCCCAAAGCAGAAGAGGACGCGAAAGGCAAGGAGGAAAGTTTCTCCATGGACAGCGATCTAGACTATAGCTCGGACGACAACATCCCCGGCCAGGCGGCTCACAAGGAAGAGGACTCTGGCAACGCGCTGGaggaaaacccccaaaacccccccaatTCCACCAACACCACGTCCACGGGCAAAAACCGGCGGAGGCGAACAGCCTTCACCAGCGAGCAGTTGCTGGAGCTGGAAAAGGAGTTTCACTGCAAAAAGTACCTGTCCCTGACGGAAAGGTCCCAGATCGCTCACGCCCTCAAACTCAGCGAGGTGCAGGTGAAAATCTGGTTCCAGAACAGACGGGCGAAATGGAAACGGGTCAAGGCGGGCAACGCCAACTCCAAGACAGGGGAGCCCTCCCGAAACCCTAAGATCGTGGTACCCATCCCGGTGCACGTCAGCAGGTTTGCGATCAGGAGTcagcaccagcagctggagcaagCCCGACCCTGA